The Verrucomicrobiota bacterium genome segment GCTGGATGTCATCAAGGTCTGCGTGGCATATCGTTATGGCTCCGAACGGCTGGATTATATGCCTAACGACATCGAGGTACTCGCGCAATGCCAACCCATTTACGCGGAGTTCCCAGGCTGGAAAACGCCCACCACGGAGGCGAAGACTTGGAAGGATTTGCCAGCCAAGACCCGTGCTTATCTGAAAGCACTGGCAGAATTGACTGGTGCCAAGCTGATGATTGCCTCCGTGGGGCCTGCGCGCGCACAGACCATCTTTGTCTAACGAACGTGACGGTTCAGCCGCATGCATCACAATTGAGTACCCAGGCCAAAGCCGCCCTGCCCGCCCATATTGCCATCATCATGGATGGCAACGGACGCTGGGCCAAACAGCGGCATTTGCCGCGTGTGGAAGGGCATCGCAACGGCGTGGAATCCGTGCGCGCCACCGTGCGCGCCTGTGGCGAACTGGGGATCAAATACCTGACGCTCTACGCCTTTTCCGTGGAGAACTGGAACCGGCCCAAGGACGAGGTGGATACCTTAATGAAGTACCTGGCGCGATTTCTGAAGGGTGAAATCGGGGAGTTGAACCGCAATAACGTGCGCCTCGAAGTCATCGGACAGATCTACCGTCTGCCGGAGTTTGTGCAGGACCAGTTGAAGAAGACCCAGGCCGCATTGGCGAAAAACAACGGGCTGACCCTGACGTTGGCGCTGAGTTATGGCGGGCGCACGGAAATCGTGGAGTGCATGCGCACCATCGCGCAGAAGGTCAAGGACGGTCAGCTTGACCCGGCGGAGATTACCGAGCAAGTCATCACCCAGCATCTTTATACGCGCAATATGCCAGACCCGGATTTGCTCATCCGCACAAGCGGGGAGATGCGTGTGAGCAACTTTTTGCTATGGCAGATTTCGTATGCGGAGCTGGTTGTCACGCCCGTGCTCTGGCCTGACTTCCGCAAACCGCAGTTATGCGAGGCGCTGGAGGAGTATGCCCGGCGGCATCGTCGTTTCGGTGGAATTTAATGTGGTAAAACGATTTTCCCCACACAATTTTAACCTCGGATGGGAAATCGGCCATGGCAAAAAGATTTACTGGCAAAAAAATTATATCGCGAAGCCAGGTGCTGGAAGCCAGAAGATAGCATTCAAGTTGAAATCAGAAGTTTGAATTCCAAGCTGATTACCCGACCTAATCCATTGTTATCGTGAACCTGGGTATGACAATTAGTGGGTATTAAAAAGCAAAAGATGGTAAGTGTCTGCGCTTGTATTGTATAGTCTTATATAATTGATTAGTATTTGAAATATGTGCGGGTACGGACTCCCCAATGCGATGGGCGCTGGGACTCGACACACGGTATGAAACGGATTGTCTGTGGAAGCCTCGGCTTCCGGTGTGTAACAGTGAGATCAAATTATGAACACTAAAGAAACGCTTCCAAGGTTGTTCGCCTGCAAATCACATGCTGGGAATATGAGCTTATTAACGCACTTTGCGTGCTACTGCGCCTTAGCGGCTGTCTTGCTTTTCAGTGCTTTGGACTCCCACGGTGCCAACCTCGTCAGGACCAACCTCGCTGGCGGCGACTGGAATACCGCCGCCAACTGGAGCCCGAGCCAGGTGCCGGGCGCGTCAGATACGGCTTGGATCACCAATAGCGGAACCTACACCGTCACGGTCACGACCGGTTCGACGGCGACCAACGTGGTGGTGGGCGCGGTTAGCGGCGCGCAAACCCTCAACCTTTCCGGAGGCACCTTAGTGTTGGGTAGGACCGCGACTCTGGGAACCAACGGGACCTTCTTGCTCACTGGCGGGACGATTCATGGCGGGACGGTGGTGGCAACCAACGGGGCATCCTTAGCCATCATCGGCGGCACGTTGGACGGGGTGACGGTCAACGGGACGCTGGAAGTGGGCAACAGCTATAACGGGGCAAACCTCACGGTGGCCAATGGCTTGGTGTTGAACGGCACGGCGCTGGTGGGCAATCCCACCA includes the following:
- a CDS encoding isoprenyl transferase, yielding MSTQAKAALPAHIAIIMDGNGRWAKQRHLPRVEGHRNGVESVRATVRACGELGIKYLTLYAFSVENWNRPKDEVDTLMKYLARFLKGEIGELNRNNVRLEVIGQIYRLPEFVQDQLKKTQAALAKNNGLTLTLALSYGGRTEIVECMRTIAQKVKDGQLDPAEITEQVITQHLYTRNMPDPDLLIRTSGEMRVSNFLLWQISYAELVVTPVLWPDFRKPQLCEALEEYARRHRRFGGI